One Glycine max cultivar Williams 82 chromosome 1, Glycine_max_v4.0, whole genome shotgun sequence genomic window, CACAGTTACTTTGGAATATGAAAATCCCTCCAAAACATGCAGTTTTCACTTGGAAGCTTTTAAGTGGCAGACTCCCCACTAGAGCTAATCTTTCAAGGAGAGGGGTGAACATTCAGGATACTGCTTGTCCTTTATGTGGTGATGTGCAAGAGGAGGTGGGGCATCTATTTTTCAATAGCAAGAAGATACTAGGGCTTTGGTGGGAGTCCATGAGCTGGATTCAGGCTATGGGACCTCTATCAGTCTCTCCAGTGGACCATTTTCTTCAGTTTTGTGATGGTTTTGGAGCTGAGAGAAATCATAGTACTTGCTGTGGATGGTGGGTTGCGTTGACAAGTACTATATGGAAGCATAGGAACTTCCTCATATTCCAGAACAAAACTTTCGAGCCGCAGAAGGTCATGGAAGAtgttatgttcttaatatggtcTTGGTTAAAGGCTAGACAAAAAGGTTACAACATCAGTTTGAACCATTGGTCTTCCAACATCTCGGATTCCTTTGGTTAAACCTGTATGGGATAACCTTTTTAGCCGGGGTAGCTTGGGCTTTTTGGAGGGCAGCACCAATGGTGCCTTGTATTTCCTATATCCAGTACCACTTGTACtgtttttacatatattaatatatatctaatttttccttccaaaaaaaaaatatatagaagctACATGGTTGGGAAGAATAAGGAGCCCACTAATATTTTGCAATATGCTGACGACGCGACTTTTGAGGGAGAGGCTCTTTGGGAGAATGTTCTAGTTTTGAAGGCTTTGCTGCGAGGTTTTGAATTGGCTTCTGGATTAAAGATCAACTATGCCAAAAGTCAGTTTGGGATTATTGGAGGGATGGTCAACTGGGCAAATGAGGCAGCCCAACTTCTGAACTGCAGATAAATAGAAACCCCTTTCTATTATTTGGGTATCCCAACTGGGAAAATGGAAATGGGCCCTAGCTTCTGAACAAAAGCAGCTATGGGCCAGAATTATTAACTCCAAATATGGTGGATGGAAGGAGTTCCAGCTTCGAAGAGATAAAAGGGGATTTTCCAATTGGTGGAAGGATCTGAGGAAGATTTACCACCAGTCTCAGCACAGCATTTTTCATCAAAACATGGTTTGGAAGATAGGTTGTGGTGACAGAATTGATTTTTGGCATGACAGATAGGTAGGCGAATGCACTCGTAAACAGCAATACAACCAACTTTTCATGATAAGCAGTCAGCAACACAACCTCATTTCAATGATGGGTAATTTCTCCCAGGACAATTGGAGATGGGATTTGCAGTGGAGGAGAAATCTTTTTGATCATGAACATGACTTGGCTATGAGCTTTATGGAAGACATTACATCTATATGTATTCAGAGAAATGAGAAGGACATTATGATGTGGAAAGCTGAACCTAACGGTGTGTACTCCACTAAGTCAGCTTATAGCCTAATGCTGAAGCTAAATGATTCTGGTTCACAAGACAGGTTTTCTAAACTAATTTGGAATCTGAATATACCCCCAAGGGTAGCAGTTTTCATTTGGAGACTTCTTAAAGACAGGCTCCCCACCATAGGGAATCTGTTAAGGAGACATGTGGATATTCAAGATGCTGGTTGCCCACTCTGTGGCCAAGGGGGCAGGAGGAAGTGGGGCAtctcttctttaattgtaaAAGGACAATAAATATGTGGTGGGAATCAATAGGATGGATCAAGGCTGTAGGACCCCTTCCAGCCTCCCCattaaatcattttgttcaattttgtgtTGGGTTTGGGACAAACACAAATCAGAGTAGATGGAGTGCTTGGTGGGTTGCTCTAACTAGCATTATATGGCATCACAAGAATCTTctgatttttcaagaaaaaccttTTGATTCATATAAAGTCATGGATGAGGCTTTCTACTTAGTTTGGTCTTGGCTTAAATCTAAAGAGAAAGGTTTTGACATTAGTTTTAACCAATGGTCTTCCAACATATCGGAATCCTTTGGTTAATCTAATTCGGATTGCCTTTTATTGGGATAGCTTGGGGTTTTTTGGAGGGCAGCACCAGAGGTGcttgtatttcttttattccagtaccacttgtactgctttgatcattttaataatatatatattttatgccttccaaaaaaaaattcatttcctaaGGGACTCAATTCCTCATTCATTGAAACCAGTATGCAACATTTTACATCAAACACcagtatataacattttaaagcaaacaccattatataatattttaaatgaaacagCAGTATATACATGCTAGTTCCTACGTACGTACCTGGAGTTGCTATAACCCGAACGACCTTCAACAACAATGTCAATTAAAAGTAGTCTATGATAACctgaaaaaaaaaccaatggtCATGGACATGGCTGACACATTTGGAGAAGATTTTGgtattcatttcaaccaatggTCATCCAATATCAGAGTAGGATTTAATCATATAGTAAGAAATGGAAGCCATTAAACCAAAGTCAATACTCATGAATGCTAGAACATCCATCAAGAATGATAACAAagcagtaatttaaattaaattcatcttagtttttctattttataatcaCTCCCGATTGCTGGAATGGTGAAGGAGTTGCATTAATGCAGaaatttccacagaatcatcAGTGTCAAGATGCAGTTCTTCAGCACNNNNNNNNNNNNNNNNNNNNNNNNNNNNNNNNNNNNNNNNNNNNNNNNNNNNNNNNNNNNNNNNNNNNNNNNNNNNNNNNNNNNNNNNNNNNNNNNNNNNNNNNNNNNNNNNNNNNNNNNNNNNNNNNNNNNNNNNNNNNNNNNNNNNNNNNNNNNNNNNNNNNNNNNNNNNNNNNNNNNNNNNNNNNNNNNNNNNNNNNNNNNNNNNNNNNNNNNNNNNNNNNNNNNNNNNNNNNNNNNNNNNNNNNNNNNNNNNNNNNNNNNNNNNNNNNNNNNNNNNNNNNNNNNNNNNNNNNNNNNNNNNNNNNNNNNNNNNNNNNNNNNNNNNNNNNNNNNNNNNNNNNNNNNNNNNNNNNNNNNNNNNNNNNNNNNNNNNNNNNNNNNNNNNNNNNNNNNNNNNNNNNNNNNNNNNNNNNNNNNNNNNNNNNNNNNNNNNNNNNNNNNNNNNNNNNNNNNNNNNNNNNNNNNNNNNNNNNNNNNNNNNNNNNNNNNNNNNNNNNNNNNNNNNNNNNNNNNNNNNNNNNNNNNNNNNNNNNNNNNNNNNNNNNNNNNNNNNNNNNNNNNNNNNNNNNNNNNNNNNNNNNNNNNNNNNNNNNNNNNNNNNNNNNNNNNNNNNNNNNNNNNNNNNNNNNNNNNNNNNNNNNNNNNNNNNNNNNNNNNNNNNNNNNNNNNNNNNNNNNNNNNNNNNNNNNNNNNNNNNNNNNNNNNNNNNNNNNNNNNNNNNNNNNNNNNNNNNNNNNNNNNNNNNNNNNNNNNNNNNNNNNNNNNNNNNNNNNNNNNNNNNNNNNNNNNNNNNNNNNNNNNNNNNNNNNNNNNNNNNNNNNNNNNNNNNNNNNNNNNNNNNNNNNNNNNNNNNNNNNNNNNNNNNNNNNNNNNNNNNNNNNNNNNNNNNNNNNNNNNNNNNNNNNNNNNNNNNNNNNNNNNNNNNNNNNNNNNNNNNNNNNNNNNNNNNNNNNNNNNNNNNNNNNNNNNNNNNNNNNNNNNNNNNNNNNNNNNNNNNNNNNNNNNNNNNNNNNNNNNNNNNNNNNNNNNNNNNNNNNNNNNNNNNNNNNNNNNNNNNNNNNNNNNNNNNNNNNNNNNNNNNNNNNNNNNNNNNNNNNNNNNNNNNNNNNNNNNNNNNNNNNNNNNNNNNNNNNNNNNNNNNNNNNNNNNNNNNNNNNNNNNNNNNNNNNNNNNNNNNNNNNNNNNNNNNNNNNNNNNNNNNNNNNNNNNNNNNNNNNNNNNNNNNNNNNNNNNNNNNNNNNNNNNNNNNNNNNNNNNNNNNNNNNNNNNNNNNNNNNNNNNNNNNNNNNNNNNNNNNNNNNNNNNNNNNNNNNNNNNNNNNNNNNNNNNNNNNNNNNNNNNNNNNNNNNNNNNNNNNNNNNNNNNNNNNNNNNNNNNNNNNNNNNNNNNNNNNNNNNNNNNNNNNNNNNNNNNNNNNNNNNNNNNNNNNNNNNNNNNNNNNNNNNNNNNNNNNNNNNNNNNNNNNNNNNNNNNNNNNNNNNNNNNNNNNNNNNNNNNNNNNNNNNNNNNNNNNNNNNNNNNNNNNNNNNNNNNNNNNNNNNNNNNNNNNNNNNNNNNNNNNNNNNNNNNNNNNNNNNNNNNNNNNNNNNNNNNNNNNNNNNNNNNNNNNNNNNNNNNNNNNNNNNNNNNNNNNNNNNNNNNNNNNNNNNNNNNNNNNNNNNNNNNNNNNNNNNNNNNNNNNNNNNNNNNNNNNNNNNNNNNNNNNNNNNNNNNNNNNNNNNNNNNNNNNNNNNNNNNNNNNNNNNNNNNNNNNNNNNNNNNNNNNNNNNNNNNNNNNNNNNNNNNNNNNNNNNNNNNNNNNNNNNNNNNNNNNNNNNNNNNNNNNNNNNNNNNNNNNNNNNNNNNNNNNNNNNNNNNNNNNNNNNNNNNNNNNNNNNNNNNNNNNNNNNNNNNNNNNNNNNNNNNNNNNNNNNNNNNNNNNNNNNNNNNNNNNNNNNNNNNNNNNNNNNNNNNNNNNNNNNNNNNNNNNNNNNNNNNNNNNNNNNNNNNNNNNNNNNNNNNNNNNNNNNNNNNNNNNNNNNNNNNNNNNNNNNNNNNNNNNNNNNNNNNNNNNNNNNNNNNNNNNNNNNNNNNNNNNNNNNNNNNNNNNNNNNNNNNNNNNNNNNNNNNNNNNNNNNNNNNNNNNNNNNNNNNNNNNNNNNNNNNNNNNNNNNNNNNNNNNNNNNNNNNNNNNNNNNNNNNNNNNNNNNNNNNNNNNNNNNNNNNNNNNNNNNNNNNNNNNNNNNNNNNNNNNNNNNNNNNNNNNNNNNNNNNNNNNNNNNNNNNNNNNNNNNNNNNNNNNNNNNNNNNNNNNNNNNNNNNNNNNNNNNNNNNNNNNNNNNNNNNNNNNNNNNNNNNNNNNNNNNNNNNNN contains:
- the LOC102665138 gene encoding uncharacterized protein; amino-acid sequence: MGTFDQDRWSWNLKWRRNLFDYESDQAVNFMEEINSMYIQRYVKDVMLWKADPSGVYTTKFAYNLLITPSSPALDKRTSQLLWNMKIPPKHAVFTWKLLSGRLPTRANLSRRGVNIQDTACPLCGDVQEEVGHLFFNSKKILGLWWESMSWIQAMGPLSVSPVDHFLQFCDGFGAERNHSTCCGWWVALTSTIWKHRNFLIFQNKTFEPQKVMEDVMFLIWSWLKARQKGYNISLNHWSSNISDSFG
- the LOC106799796 gene encoding uncharacterized protein, with the protein product MGNFSQDNWRWDLQWRRNLFDHEHDLAMSFMEDITSICIQRNEKDIMMWKAEPNGVYSTKSAYSLMLKLNDSGSQDRFSKLIWNLNIPPRVAVFIWRLLKDRLPTIGNLLRRHVDIQDAGCPLCGQGGRRKWGISSLIVKGQ